The stretch of DNA TTCACTAAGAAATGACTGAATGCTCATTTGACTTACACAGAGTATTTACTCTAACATCTTGAACAATTCTTGGAGAAGTGGATAGTCTGCTCTTATTACAGTTTTTTTGCTATCAAAAAAATCATAGGCAAATCACAGGCTTGTTTTTCAGGCTGTTTGTAATAAGTTATCACTTTTTAATTCTAAGTCAAATTGCATCAGAGTGTGCTATTTTTGATAACTGCACAGTATTATATGTTGCTATTTTGCCTTTACTGAATAGTAATTCAGTAAAGGCAATTAGTAATTCATATTGTTTATATattgttaatattgtttttatatatttgcatACCTATATCTTTGTGTGAACATATGCCTTGAttgcctgtcactttgctgctatACCTAAATTTTCATTGTGGGGCAATAATGAATATTTTACTCTATTCTGAATTGTTTACTTATGCATGATGCATGGTCAATTCAATACCACTGAAttaactgtgtttttgtaaataaatataacatagGAATCTAAAATGGTCAAAAGTTTTGAAGTACAGCTTTAGGTTCTGTTTCTAAAGATTTTCTAACCTAAAAAACATCTAGAATATAGGGAAGAAGGCAGCAGTATATTGTAGAGTCAGTGGATTGGGGAGCATGGCCTCAGCTGCCTACTGACGGCTTTTCAATTCTTACTTCAATTGGTGGTTTGTTTCCAGGACAACCATGGTTCTCAGGTGAACTTTGGGACCAAAGAGTCATAGGACTGAAGGatcaatatgtttattttttctgtaaaataaaaaaaaaaaacaatgtaaagacAGCTGCGGTAACTCCACTGAATTCTTAtaaacaggaaaacataaatatttttcaatatgCCTGGTGTCTGGATTTAACCTTtactaaataaaactttgtgtgtatgtgtatgttcAAAGCCAATAATAATCAATATCTCTTAACACAGTTGTAACTTGCTCCATGAGATGTGTTCAACCAATCATTGAGAAAACAATGAGTTTGACAATATGTACAATACAATGAAATGTAGTTTTGCCATGCTTTATCATGTTTATGAAAGGTTTGAAAAGGACCTTGAAGCACAGAAACTGAATGTGTAAAAAGTAGAATAGTATAGTATAAAGTAAGAAACAAGATAAATTTATGGTACACAGGGAAACAAGGAGTAACCAGGACAACAACTGTAGAAGACAGATCATGTTGTGGAAGGgaatacagaaacattaaaaccaGAGAGCTGTGTATAGACTGAGGAAGAGTGGAGAAACCATTGGATGCAGGTGAGGAAATCAGATGATGGGGAAAAACTGAGGAAGGGAACAAACTGACAGGGTCAGGGAAGCTGAATAATAAATACAGAGGAGCTAATtggttaaatattaatattagagGGGAATACatataatgataaaatgaaaaaatatatctaaaaaattaaaatgtacttactcaacaatattaaataaacatataccgtttttagaaataattttgataagcTTAGTTAAATCAACTATGCAAATTAATCAGTACAATTCCAAATGCTCataatatccatccatccatccatacatacatccatacatacatacatacatacatacatacatacatacatacatacatacatacatacatacatacatacatacatacatacatacatacatacatacatacatacatacatagtgTATTTTGAATgacaaatatttatctttatcttttacTCAGATGATGATTATGTACATGAGAAACCCCGCTCAGTTTTATGAGTTGGTCTAAACAGCAGTTGCTGTTGTGAGACACAGAGATCAGCAGTTGTGTGACTGATGTGTCATTCTTGTTGTTTCCCAACTTatcatcacaaaaaaaaaaatacttcatgtCATAATAAGTCGTCTGCTATGTATAACAGTGATTATAACAACAGTTCATTTTGATAATGTTTTGAAATTGCACCGTATGATTACAATGGAGCAGGTTGTCCCTaaactttttttcatgtttcttaatattaattGAATCCCTCCTTTGTCTGTATTCTTCTGCAGCTCAGGCACAGAGCGCTTAAACTAAGTGAGGAGGAGATCCGTACTGCCCTCTCTCACACCGATCTGGCACAGATGTGGCAGAGGGATCTCAGGCCATTGCTGGTTACCCGGTACCCGGGCTCTGCTGGCAGCCAGGCAGTTCAGGACGTAAGTTTATTAAGCTTATTAACGTCTGCAtgatgtttttaagttttattttaagtatgtTTATTACCTGTTTAAAGGGTATTATTTTCAAtaagtacttttaatctgacaaacaagccTCATTGGAATGcatattacagtttattaaatatgactttataTGTGTTCTATCCataaaatgcatgaaaattaaGAACTCTCAATATTTTGAATATATACCAGCAGCACATTAAACAATatgtttaatgtgaaaaatacaatgaaaaattaaaacaatttcaatgtttttatgcAGGTTTGGTGTAAATTCAAGTTACCTGAGTTTTTacaaacactttgtgttttgaCAGCATATAAAAACAACCCTCGGTTCCCTCGGAGCAGGCTGGGAAGTTACGGAGGACAGTTTTGAGTCACAAACGCCATACGGACCGCTGCCCTTCACCAACCTGGTTGCCACACTGAACCCATCGGCTAAGCGCCACCTGGTTCTTGCCTGTCACTACGACTCCAAGTACTACCCCCCTGAGGGGCACGGGAGGGAGTTTCAAGGCGCCACAGACTCAGCTGTCCCATGCGCCATGATGTTGGAGCTGGCACGAGCCCTGGATGAAGAACTGAAGACTCAGAAGGTAACAAACCTGAATGTGAATTGCACCTCCaccaaattaatttaaaatattagattttgCATTGTTGGTAATGTTGAGATTTCAGTTGTGTTTGGTGAATAACTAACAAGTAGTAGTGAATGCTCATTTACTGAATACAAATACCTCAATTGCAATGCAACACGCTCATAATCAATGTAgtaggcaataaaatgtgtgattattttattatgctTAATGGAGAGAGTATTGATGTAATCTTAGAACCTGTAGATGGcagtaaatctttaaaaatagtaataatgtAACACGAGTTTCTTTTCTTATACCCCCATGTAGAGCTCCAACTCCAATCTGACCTTGCAGTTGATCTTCTTTGATGGTGAGGAGGCTCTTTTCCAGTGGACCTCCACGGACTCGCTGTACGGCTCTCGCCACCTGGCAGAGAAGATGGAGAGCACCCCGCATCCCGAAGGAGCCAGAGACACCAACCAACTGCATGGCATAGTAAAGAGCAGTTCATTCTCCTCAATTCAGTCTACATGGGATTAGAATAACTATCCTTTCATAAGTCAGTTATGACACCTTGATGGTTTTCAATAGTCGATagtgggttttttaaaatttacttttcaaaaagttGTTAAATTCTTGAATCAGTTGAACAACTGCtacgacagactggcgacctgtccagggtgtaccccgcctctcgcccgaaacgttcgctggagataggcaccagcatccCTCCCGactccactagggacaagggtgtacagaaaatggatggatagatggatagacAGTTGAACAACTGAGTCATGTATTAActttgaaatatattaaaaatatcaataatattgtctgatattaaagttttctgaaatattcaagtgtgtaaaagaaaaaaatcatgcatGATTTCATATATAACAATCAATAGACTAGGATATTTgcatttctgtctgtctgtttgtcAATTGTTTGGTGACGTTTTTACTTACACTggctggccagtaggtggcatgTGCTTCACATGCACTTCATCTTCACaacagagagtgagagagttgACTTCCTGTCCATTTTAGGGATCACAATTATTCTTTCGTTATTAAACTTCTACACGTACAATCTTCTGAGTTCTAAGCAAtaataatcttaaataaaaaaaaaacacatttgttgtgttttaatttttctacgTTTTAGGTATGGAAcaatagcaaaaaataatatcAAGAAATGAAGACATTCCACAGTACGTTTTACTGAAGCTGTGGTGTCTGTGTGCATAAATGGGAGTTTGGTGTGACTTGTGGTTAATTGTGTCATGTCTGGGAGTTGGACAATGGATCACATGATGTCACACTTGAAAACACACGTATGGGATGCGATTATCGTAAAATCGGCTCTGTGTCAACGAGTTTATCTTTCGAATGTGCGACAAGAGTTTCACGTGAGAAAATCTGACTTGTCTGTATCGTTTACCTCTCCCTTTTCTTCCCCCCTACAGGACCTGTTGGTGCTGCTAGACCTTATTGGGGCCCCTCATCCCATCTTCGGAAACCAGTTCCCCAGCACCACCTCCTGGCTCACCAGACTGCAGGACATTGGTAAATAATCATTATAAATGAgtgtggattaaaaaaaaacgcTCTTCCCTTGTTTTACTCATGTCTGAAGACTGTCACCAAGAGTTTGCAAGAGTAAGACAGAATTGAACAAgctaaagttttgtttttttagtaaagTAGAATAACTAGATTATATCTTTGCATTTAACCCTGATGTGTAAGCAGCCTGTTGAACCTGTTCAGGTGCATAGCAAAGATGTCAACACAAATGAACTTTGGTAGATAAAAAACAGTGACTTGCAGAATCATCTGAAAAATCTCAAACAAATGAGGATCTGGGGTTTCTCCTTGAACGCAGTGTATGATGATGATAAAAGATGCACTACGGTGCATATTTTATGCACTCAGTAGCGAGGACGTCTTGtggcttcatttt from Xiphophorus hellerii strain 12219 chromosome 19, Xiphophorus_hellerii-4.1, whole genome shotgun sequence encodes:
- the qpct gene encoding glutaminyl-peptide cyclotransferase; this translates as MWKGATTSMAERSQRISIMRSFYAALIGLVFILHTHGVPWTEEKLRHRALKLSEEEIRTALSHTDLAQMWQRDLRPLLVTRYPGSAGSQAVQDHIKTTLGSLGAGWEVTEDSFESQTPYGPLPFTNLVATLNPSAKRHLVLACHYDSKYYPPEGHGREFQGATDSAVPCAMMLELARALDEELKTQKSSNSNLTLQLIFFDGEEALFQWTSTDSLYGSRHLAEKMESTPHPEGARDTNQLHGIDLLVLLDLIGAPHPIFGNQFPSTTSWLTRLQDIEKRLHSMNQLVEHPNNVQYFWPNRPVGRILDDHIPFLNRGVRILHLIPYPFPSVWHTFDDNEENLDRSTIQNLNKIFQVFVLEYLNTRPSIPSNPQNAP